The Aythya fuligula isolate bAytFul2 chromosome 7, bAytFul2.pri, whole genome shotgun sequence genome has a window encoding:
- the MMS19 gene encoding MMS19 nucleotide excision repair protein homolog translates to MCEVLAPGLAVSVLKAIFQEVHVQSLLQLDRHTVYSIITNFMGTREEELKGLGADFTFGFIQVMDGEKDPRNLLVAFQIVRDLIAKNYALGPFVEELFEVTSCYFPIDFTPPPNDPHGIQREDLILSLRAVLASTPQFAEFLLPLLIEKMDSDLQSAKLDALQTLTACCAIYGQKELQEFLPSLWSSLRREVFQTASEKVEAECLAALHALSACLSRSVLSSDAEDLLDSFLSSILQDCRHHLCEPDMKLVWPSAKLLQAAAGASLRSYHRLTHSVLPLLLEQYNKHSQSSQRRTILEMLLGFLELQQKWGHVEEDESAVLSLRAPVCSVVFSALTDPSVQLQLVGIRALTVLGSLQGFLSPSDLELVVDHLIRLTLHEEDSQSSEAAMEAAGSLAPIYPKVFSGRMVPRLGEELQSEREEERSRDLRSLRQRCLQALAAVSTHASIVRETVPVLLQHLRKVQKGSEAGSAQEVISVCQSLHRVALQCQQDAEGCWYFHQAVVPCLLAMAVQAAMQESTQPLLGKALLEEDVLAAMVPVISAATTHLSPELAAQSVAHVVPLFLDGEVSFLPQNSFPCSFQPFAEGECLEAQRRLAALLMAFVCSLPRDVAIPQQERLLRELLALSCSCNCPFTATTAAKCFAGLLNKHPAGQQLDEILQLAVNRMEPGLAEGPRREQALTLLLWVTKALVLRYHPLSSQLTDKLLGLLGDVELGPAAADGFSLLMAESPDVLHKGCHADVRIMFRQRFFTDNVPKLVQGFHGAGPDVKANYLKGLSHVLNHLPKPVLVTELPTLLSLLLEALSCSDRVVQLSTLSCLQPLLLEAPQIMSLHVDTLVTKFLSLTSSPAMAVRIAALRCAHALTSLPTVVLLPYKARVIRALAKPLDDKKRLVRKEAVAARGEWFLVGSPGR, encoded by the exons ATGTGTGAGGTACTAGCCCCAGGGCTAGCAGTATCCGTGCTCAAAGCCATCTTCCAGGAGGTGCACGTGCAG tccctgctgcagctggaccGCCACACAGTCTACAGCATCATCACCAACTTCATGGGCACCAGGGAGGAAG agctgaagggCCTGGGGGCTGACTTCACCTTTGGCTTCATCCAGGTGATGGATGGGGAGAAGGATCCCCGCAACCTGCTGGTGGCCTTCCAGATCGTGCGCGATCTCATTGCCAAGAACTATGCCCTGG GTCCCTTTGTGGAGGAGCTGTTTGAAGTGACATCATGCTACTTCCCCATTGATTTTACTCCA CCCCCCAACGACCCTCACGGCATCCAGAGAGAGGACCTGATCCTCAGCCTCCGGGCCGTGCTGGCCTCCACGCCCCAGTTTGCTGAG ttcctgctccctctgctcatTGAGAAGATGGACTCGGACCTGCAAAGTGCCAAGCTCGACGCCCTGCAGACTCTG ACTGCCTGTTGTGCCATCTACGggcagaaggagctgcaggaattCCTCCCCAGCCTCTGGTCATCCCTGCGCAGGGAG GTGTTCCAGACAGCAAGCGAGAAGGTGGAGGCAGAGTGCCTGGCTGCACTGCACGCCCTCTCCGCCTGCCTCTCCCGCTCCGTGCTCAGCTCAGACGCCGAGGACCTCCTGGACTCCTTCCTTAGCAGCATCCTGCAAG ATTGCAGGCACCATCTGTGCGAGCCTGATATGAAGCTGGTGTGGCCGAGTGCCAaactcctgcaggcagcagcgggTGCCTCCCTGCGCTCCTACCACCGCCTCACCCACAGcgtgctgcccctgctgctggagcagtaCAACAAGCACTCGCAG agcagccagaggaggACAATCCTGGAAATGCTGCTGGGcttcctggagctgcagcagaaatgggGACATGTGGAAGAAG ATGAGAGCGCTGTGCTGTCCCTGCGAGCCCCAGTCTGCTCTGTGGTGTTCTCAGCGTTGACAGACCCCAGcgtgcagctgcagctggttgGGATCAGGGCGCTGACCGTCCTGGGCTCCCTGCAAG GTTTCCTGTCTCCCTCTGACCTGGAGCTGGTTGTGGATCACCTCATCCGACTCACTCTGCATGAGGAGGATTCCCAGAGCAG CGAAGCAGCGATGGAGGCAGCTGGGTCTCTGGCCCCCATCTACCCAAAGGTCTTCTCCGGGCGCATGGTGCCCAGGCTCGGGGAGGAGCTGCAGTCAG AGCGGGAGGAGGAGAGATCCCGGGACCTCCGCTCCCTGCGGCAGCGCTGCCTGCAGGCCCTGGCAGCCGTGTCCACGCACGCCAGCATCGTGAGGGAGACCGTCCCcgtcctgctgcagcatctccgGAAGGTGCAGAAAG GGAGCGAGGCTGGCAGCGCCCAAGAGGTGATCTCCGTGTGCCAGAGCCTGCACCGCGTGgccctgcagtgccagcaggaCGCGGAGGGCTGCTGGTACTTCCACCAGGCCGTGGTGCCCTGTCTGCTGGCCATGGCCGTGCAGGCTGCCATGCAGG agagcaCCCAGCCGCTCCTGGGCAAggcgctgctggaggaggacGTGCTGGCTGCCATGGTCCCCGTGATCAGCGCTGCCACCACCCACCTTAGCCCTGA GCTGGCTGCCCAGAGCGTGGCCCACGTGGTGCCCCTCTTCCTGGATGGAGAGGTTTCCTTCCTGCCCCAGAACAGTTTCCCTtgctccttccagccctttgCG GAGGGGGAGTGCTTGGAGGCACAGAGGCGCCTGGCCGCCCTCCTCATGGCCTTTGTCTGCTCCTTGCCTCGTGAC GTGGCGATCCCCCAGCAGGAACGCTTGCTCCGGGAGCTGCTGGcgctgagctgctcctgcaacTGCCCCTTCACAGCCACCACGGCCGCCAAGTGCTTCGCGGGGCTGCTGAACAAGCACCCGGCGG ggcagcagctggatgAGATCCTGCAGCTTGCGGTGAACAGGATGGAGCCCGGCCTCGCAGAGGGGCCGCGCCGAGAGCAGGCGCTcaccctgctgctctgg GTGACCAAAGCCCTGGTGCTGCGCTACCACCCCCTGAGCTCCCAGCTGACGGACAAG CTGCTGGGCCTGCTGGGCGACGTGGAGCTGGGCCCCGCCGCGGCCGACGGCTTCTCCCTGCTCATGGCCGAGTCCCCGGACGTGCTGCACAAGGGCTGCCACGCCGACGTGCGCATCATGTTCCGCCAGCGCTTCTTCACCGACAACGTGCCCAAGCTGGTGCAGGGCTTCCACGGGGCTGGCCCCG ACGTGAAGGCCAACTACCTGAAGGGCCTGTCCCACGTGCTCAACCACCTCCCCAAGCCCGTGCTGGTGACGGAGCTACCCACG ctgctttccctCCTGCTCGAGGCCTTGTCCTGCTCGGACCGCGTGGTGCAGCTCTCCACCCTCAGCTGCCTCCAGCCGCTGCTGCTCGAAGCTCCGCAGATCATGAGCCTTCACGTCGACACACTGGTCACCAAGTtcctcagcctcacctccagccCCGCCATG